The Cystobacter fuscus DSM 2262 genome has a segment encoding these proteins:
- a CDS encoding M24 family metallopeptidase, whose protein sequence is MALGPTIGRLFSHVDYWPGWSRLTPPLARVPMPEELRGFAAAQRLATRCAQETEKQLRTGITERELAAWMRDWLASHGVEHYFHRPFVWFGPRTRFRHFTTRLDLRATEQTLAENDVYIFDFAPVLDGYACDFSYAGQWGTVPGYVEARAVLDRLYRDIPGWVAASGHRADRLWQRVHQELTAHSLSGIHETSSYSFLGHRVHHVAASPLARALAHRGAQTLLEFFARGASGQVLTRHHQGDMTGLWAVEPHLAFGDHAVKFEELLLVTPTGATWLRDAAV, encoded by the coding sequence ATGGCACTTGGCCCCACGATTGGACGGCTGTTCTCGCACGTCGACTACTGGCCCGGCTGGAGCCGCCTCACGCCACCGCTGGCGCGCGTTCCCATGCCGGAAGAGCTCAGGGGGTTCGCCGCGGCCCAGCGTCTGGCCACCCGCTGCGCCCAGGAGACGGAGAAGCAGCTGCGCACCGGCATCACCGAGCGCGAGCTGGCGGCCTGGATGCGCGACTGGCTCGCGTCCCACGGCGTCGAGCACTACTTCCATCGCCCCTTCGTGTGGTTCGGTCCGCGCACGCGCTTCCGGCACTTCACGACACGGCTCGACCTGCGTGCCACGGAACAGACGCTGGCCGAGAACGACGTCTACATCTTCGACTTCGCGCCCGTCCTCGATGGCTACGCCTGCGATTTCAGCTACGCGGGCCAGTGGGGCACCGTCCCCGGCTACGTGGAGGCACGTGCGGTCCTGGATCGGCTCTACCGCGACATCCCTGGGTGGGTGGCCGCCTCGGGACACCGCGCGGATCGCCTCTGGCAGCGCGTGCATCAAGAGCTCACGGCCCATTCGCTCTCGGGCATTCACGAGACCTCCTCGTATTCGTTTCTCGGCCACCGGGTCCACCACGTGGCCGCCAGTCCGCTCGCGCGAGCCCTGGCCCATCGCGGCGCCCAGACCCTGCTCGAATTCTTCGCCCGAGGCGCCTCTGGCCAGGTCCTGACGCGACACCATCAGGGCGATATGACCGGCCTGTGGGCCGTCGAGCCGCACCTGGCCTTCGGCGACCACGCCGTCAAGTTCGAGGAGCTCCTGCTGGTCACCCCCACGGGTGCCACCTGGCTGCGCGACGCCGCGGTCTGA
- the recG gene encoding ATP-dependent DNA helicase RecG, translated as MGGEQGAVYTEHLDKTVNHPLASLVGPMRYACRSDFAHLSTVKNLRVLLESALAGATGVDAEALRHLRAALPHVDHPTPERRKDALRGVVAGLRLSGVPLPEDLAQVAAVPVAAGEGPGKPKAGLVPAWKATEPLRGAPASGSTPPPRPSEPGRPPAARPAPAVAASPGTRPPSATRPPSAARPPMVARPPVAPPPAKESAPLLPAEDKAPARRKKKRVAKGQEESRAEAKLLSIAPRSGPLAIPLKTMGKKLGPRLLAALNKKGLRRVGDILFLLPRCYEDRRKLQTISELMPGERGVTVGVVKMADFVPSRTGGKRMFRAVVADRTGSIAATYFNAGPWLQQRFPVGKRLVLSGEVRASLSGREISHPEIEPAEDLEVSSVHFNRIVPVYPGFERGDQRSFRELASVVSESYASHLEEPLPNPLREKLELMTLPEALRAIHFPAGSADPEMLDKHLSPAHRRLAFDELFFLQLGMGLKRQGKKTEKGIVFDVSASRLEQARAALPFELTGAQKRVIEEIARDMGHDEPMNRLVQGDVGSGKTAVAVVSALVALRDGYQVAVMAPTEILAEQHERTFHKLLEPLGFKVGLVSASGTAKKKREVREAVARGEIHLAVGTHALIQEGIAFDKLGFVVIDEQHRFGVLQRHMLMSKGVFPDVLVMTATPIPRTLAMTLYGDLDVSVIDELPPGRTPVKTRVFNDKQRARVYEAVAAEVAKGHQAYVVYPLVEESEKLDLEDATRGVDKLRQVFPGVEVGLLHGRMKPEEKDAVMDAFRAGQIQILVCTTVVEVGVDVPNASVMAIESAERFGLSQLHQLRGRVGRGAAESYCFLVANLARSSLESSERLGVMEHSSDGFVIAEKDLEIRGPGEFLGTRQSGLPELAVANLARDGDLLSIAQQEARAILARDPQLRAPEHQGLVKALEERWEGRLALARVG; from the coding sequence ATGGGCGGCGAGCAGGGCGCGGTTTACACTGAACATTTGGACAAGACCGTGAACCATCCGCTCGCCAGCCTCGTTGGACCCATGCGGTACGCCTGCCGGAGTGATTTCGCCCACCTGTCCACGGTGAAGAACCTGCGCGTCCTCCTGGAGAGCGCGCTCGCGGGAGCCACCGGGGTGGACGCGGAGGCGCTCCGGCACCTGCGCGCCGCGCTGCCCCACGTCGACCATCCCACCCCCGAGCGGCGCAAGGACGCCCTGCGCGGCGTGGTGGCGGGCCTGCGCTTGAGTGGCGTCCCCCTTCCCGAGGATCTCGCCCAGGTGGCGGCCGTTCCGGTGGCAGCAGGCGAGGGGCCCGGCAAGCCGAAGGCGGGGCTCGTGCCCGCCTGGAAGGCCACGGAGCCCCTGCGCGGCGCCCCAGCGTCCGGGAGCACGCCGCCTCCTCGGCCCTCCGAGCCTGGGCGTCCCCCGGCGGCGCGGCCCGCTCCGGCGGTGGCTGCTTCCCCGGGGACCCGGCCTCCCTCCGCCACGCGGCCACCCTCCGCGGCGAGGCCTCCCATGGTGGCCCGTCCGCCCGTGGCCCCTCCGCCTGCCAAGGAGAGCGCGCCCTTGCTCCCCGCCGAGGACAAGGCGCCCGCCCGGCGCAAGAAGAAGCGGGTGGCCAAGGGGCAGGAGGAGTCGCGCGCCGAGGCGAAGCTGTTGTCCATCGCCCCGCGCTCGGGGCCGCTGGCCATTCCCCTCAAGACGATGGGCAAGAAGCTCGGCCCCCGGCTGCTGGCGGCGCTCAACAAGAAGGGCCTGCGGCGCGTGGGGGACATCCTCTTCCTGCTGCCGCGCTGCTACGAGGACCGGCGCAAGCTGCAGACCATCTCCGAGCTGATGCCGGGAGAGCGCGGCGTGACGGTGGGCGTGGTGAAGATGGCGGACTTCGTGCCGAGCCGCACCGGCGGCAAGCGCATGTTCCGCGCCGTGGTGGCGGACCGCACGGGGAGCATCGCCGCCACGTACTTCAACGCCGGCCCCTGGCTCCAGCAGCGCTTCCCCGTGGGCAAGCGCCTGGTGCTCTCGGGCGAGGTGCGTGCCTCCCTGTCCGGCCGGGAGATCTCCCACCCGGAGATCGAGCCCGCGGAGGACCTCGAGGTGTCCTCGGTGCACTTCAACCGCATCGTCCCGGTGTACCCGGGTTTCGAGCGGGGCGATCAACGCTCGTTCCGCGAGCTGGCCTCGGTGGTGAGCGAGTCCTATGCGAGCCATCTCGAGGAGCCGCTGCCGAACCCCCTGCGCGAGAAGCTGGAGCTGATGACGCTGCCCGAGGCGCTGCGGGCCATCCACTTCCCGGCGGGCAGCGCGGATCCGGAGATGCTGGACAAGCACCTGAGCCCGGCGCACCGACGGCTGGCGTTCGACGAGCTGTTCTTCCTGCAGCTGGGCATGGGGCTCAAGCGCCAGGGCAAGAAGACGGAGAAGGGCATCGTCTTCGACGTGTCGGCCTCGCGTCTGGAGCAGGCGCGCGCGGCGCTGCCCTTCGAGCTCACCGGGGCGCAGAAACGCGTCATCGAGGAGATCGCCCGGGACATGGGCCACGACGAGCCGATGAACCGGCTGGTGCAGGGCGACGTGGGCTCGGGCAAGACGGCGGTGGCGGTGGTGTCCGCGCTCGTGGCGCTGCGCGACGGCTACCAGGTGGCGGTGATGGCGCCCACGGAGATCCTCGCCGAGCAGCACGAGCGCACCTTCCACAAGCTGCTCGAGCCGCTGGGCTTCAAGGTGGGCCTGGTGAGCGCGTCGGGCACGGCGAAGAAGAAGCGCGAGGTGCGCGAGGCCGTGGCGCGCGGGGAGATCCACCTGGCGGTGGGCACGCATGCCCTCATCCAGGAGGGCATCGCCTTCGACAAGCTCGGCTTCGTGGTGATCGACGAGCAGCACCGTTTCGGCGTGCTCCAGCGCCACATGCTCATGAGCAAGGGCGTGTTCCCGGACGTGCTGGTGATGACGGCCACGCCCATTCCCCGCACGCTGGCCATGACGCTGTATGGGGACCTGGACGTCTCCGTCATCGACGAGCTGCCCCCGGGCCGCACGCCGGTGAAGACGCGCGTCTTCAATGACAAACAGCGCGCGCGCGTCTACGAGGCCGTGGCGGCCGAGGTGGCCAAGGGCCATCAGGCCTACGTCGTGTATCCGCTCGTGGAGGAGTCGGAGAAGCTGGACCTGGAGGACGCCACGCGGGGAGTGGACAAGCTGCGGCAGGTCTTCCCGGGCGTGGAGGTGGGGCTGCTCCACGGGCGCATGAAGCCCGAGGAGAAGGACGCGGTGATGGACGCCTTCCGGGCGGGACAGATCCAGATCCTCGTGTGCACCACGGTGGTGGAGGTGGGCGTGGACGTGCCCAACGCGTCGGTGATGGCCATCGAGTCCGCCGAGCGCTTCGGCCTGTCCCAGCTCCACCAGTTGCGTGGCCGCGTGGGCCGTGGCGCGGCGGAGAGCTACTGCTTCCTCGTGGCCAACCTGGCGCGCTCCTCGCTGGAGTCCTCGGAGCGGCTGGGCGTCATGGAGCACAGCAGCGACGGCTTCGTCATCGCGGAGAAGGACCTGGAGATCCGCGGCCCGGGAGAGTTTTTGGGCACGCGCCAGAGCGGTCTGCCCGAACTCGCCGTGGCCAACCTCGCCCGGGATGGGGATCTGCTCTCGATCGCGCAGCAGGAGGCACGCGCCATCCTCGCCCGGGATCCCCAGCTCCGGGCTCCCGAGCACCAGGGTCTGGTCAAGGCACTCGAGGAGCGCTGGGAGGGCCGGCTCGCCCTGGCCCGCGTGGGCTAG
- a CDS encoding RCC1 domain-containing protein, producing the protein MRSSSKGSRKWKWAGLLGGILQVACGAPESMSQGAGEPPGSLGVSQAPVHAMLDSTLKTVRCHDLAPECDSGPELWGRGTVAVEHYAPSTLGGTCVDGNQGTYSDGEWVDRVRISSQDQKPLTQGRTANIEVTVSLPRIAQNNFLDLYSTTNVTQPSWTLITSLPVTGTGWEQILTASYTVPTGSGVQAIRAALRRGGVASPCTTGPYDDRDDLVFMAAAPYVSGAKATSVAAGFDYSLALRADGTLWGWGDNYYSQLGDAVGQFGSTLPVQGPLLPGVKSVHAINGTSLALRTDGTVWTWGSSDYGLQGNGGTTPSKTPAQVPGLTGVTALAMGIHHVLALKSDGTVWAWGENGDRQLGDGTGVSRTLPVQVAGLTQVTAVAAGRSHSLALKSDGTVWVWGTNVMGCLGDDSIDSSPVPRKLPGLSGVTSIAAGHAFSLAIRGTRELWGWGVGPLGDTTSYYRTPTRTYQWASGSISLFAGPSHAVALDRTQGKAWTWGDLSSHATCQSAEVNYGRVPAALGLTGVAGVSIGDRYAHAFLTDGTVWGWGGGPRQRGNDQVTSGECAPAKVLLP; encoded by the coding sequence ATGCGTTCGAGTTCGAAGGGAAGTCGGAAGTGGAAGTGGGCCGGGCTGCTGGGCGGTATCCTCCAGGTGGCCTGTGGCGCGCCGGAGTCCATGAGTCAGGGAGCGGGGGAGCCACCCGGCTCCCTGGGCGTCTCCCAGGCGCCTGTCCACGCGATGCTGGATTCCACGCTCAAGACCGTCAGGTGCCACGACCTGGCCCCGGAATGTGATTCGGGCCCGGAGTTGTGGGGGCGCGGGACAGTCGCCGTCGAGCATTACGCACCCAGCACCCTGGGCGGAACGTGCGTGGATGGAAACCAGGGCACCTACTCGGACGGCGAGTGGGTGGACCGGGTGCGGATCTCCTCCCAGGACCAGAAGCCGTTGACCCAGGGCCGGACGGCGAACATCGAGGTGACGGTCTCGCTGCCCCGGATTGCGCAGAACAACTTCCTGGACCTCTACTCCACCACGAACGTGACCCAGCCCTCGTGGACCCTGATCACCTCGCTGCCGGTGACGGGGACTGGCTGGGAGCAGATCCTCACGGCTTCCTACACCGTCCCCACGGGCTCCGGGGTGCAGGCCATCCGCGCGGCGCTGCGCCGGGGCGGAGTCGCGAGTCCCTGCACCACCGGGCCCTACGATGATCGCGATGATCTGGTCTTCATGGCGGCCGCGCCCTACGTGAGCGGCGCGAAGGCCACCAGTGTCGCGGCGGGCTTCGACTATTCACTCGCCCTGCGCGCGGACGGGACGCTCTGGGGCTGGGGCGACAACTACTACTCTCAGTTGGGAGATGCGGTCGGGCAGTTCGGCAGCACCCTTCCCGTGCAGGGTCCGCTTCTGCCCGGCGTCAAGTCCGTCCATGCGATAAACGGGACGTCCCTGGCGCTGCGCACGGATGGGACCGTGTGGACGTGGGGGAGCAGTGACTATGGTCTCCAGGGCAACGGAGGCACCACCCCCAGCAAGACGCCCGCCCAGGTGCCTGGCTTGACGGGCGTGACGGCGCTGGCCATGGGCATCCATCACGTCCTCGCGCTCAAGAGCGACGGCACGGTGTGGGCCTGGGGCGAGAACGGCGACCGTCAGCTCGGCGATGGCACGGGCGTCAGCCGGACCCTCCCCGTGCAGGTGGCGGGCCTCACCCAGGTGACCGCCGTCGCCGCGGGACGGTCGCACTCCCTGGCGCTCAAGAGCGACGGCACGGTGTGGGTCTGGGGTACCAATGTGATGGGGTGCCTCGGAGATGACTCGATCGACTCGAGTCCCGTCCCCAGGAAGCTTCCGGGCCTGTCGGGCGTGACGTCCATTGCCGCGGGCCATGCCTTCTCCCTGGCGATTCGCGGCACCCGGGAGCTGTGGGGCTGGGGAGTTGGACCCCTGGGGGACACCACCAGCTATTACAGGACGCCCACGCGGACCTATCAGTGGGCGTCGGGGTCCATCTCCCTCTTCGCGGGCCCGAGCCATGCGGTGGCGTTGGATCGCACCCAGGGCAAGGCCTGGACCTGGGGTGACCTGTCCTCCCATGCGACCTGCCAGAGCGCGGAGGTGAACTACGGCAGGGTCCCGGCCGCGCTCGGCCTGACGGGCGTGGCGGGGGTGAGCATCGGCGACAGGTATGCCCACGCCTTCCTCACGGATGGCACCGTCTGGGGTTGGGGCGGCGGTCCCCGGCAGAGGGGCAATGACCAGGTGACCTCGGGCGAATGCGCCCCCGCGAAGGTCCTGTTGCCGTAG
- a CDS encoding tetratricopeptide repeat protein, whose product MAAEMKSEYDSKELSEIRKEVIESRNLVIKTDNLLKNLHAEVKAIGKRHEDLQKRQWISSGVAYVLFAALCVGGATMVMSSRSSNATAERERLEKTVTELTAQLDKQRAEQTAVQASQRAANEVFRLMTNLPGDERLKGVDELVKLDTSRLTALERAALNNQAALLRREIGDAAFERGKTAFRRNEMKATIDEISRFVAMNPPQEQLLDASFFLGVAYNNERKHEQAVPLLARFVAGDKRSKTRDYAMLLLAQSYQEINDLDKAMATVQEALATYPASEFAPQMRSRQSSIRRQRAGGAEAAAAAAPTPAAAKPLVPVTLPTPAPAPAQ is encoded by the coding sequence ATGGCTGCCGAGATGAAGTCCGAGTACGACTCCAAGGAATTGAGTGAGATCCGCAAGGAGGTCATCGAGTCCCGCAACCTGGTGATCAAGACGGACAACCTGCTCAAGAACCTTCACGCGGAAGTGAAGGCGATTGGCAAGCGTCACGAGGATCTCCAGAAGCGGCAGTGGATTTCTTCCGGCGTGGCGTACGTGCTCTTCGCGGCGTTGTGCGTGGGCGGCGCGACGATGGTGATGTCCTCGCGCTCCTCCAACGCGACGGCCGAGCGTGAGCGGCTGGAGAAGACGGTGACCGAGCTGACGGCGCAGCTGGACAAGCAGCGCGCGGAGCAGACCGCGGTGCAGGCCTCCCAGCGCGCGGCCAACGAGGTCTTCCGGTTGATGACCAACCTGCCCGGGGACGAGCGGCTCAAGGGCGTGGACGAGCTGGTGAAGCTGGACACCTCGCGCCTGACGGCCCTGGAGCGCGCGGCGCTCAACAACCAGGCGGCCTTGCTGCGGCGTGAGATTGGCGACGCGGCGTTCGAGCGGGGCAAGACGGCCTTCCGCCGCAACGAGATGAAGGCGACCATCGACGAGATCTCGCGCTTCGTGGCGATGAACCCGCCCCAGGAGCAGCTCCTGGACGCGTCCTTCTTCCTGGGCGTGGCCTACAACAACGAGCGCAAGCACGAGCAGGCGGTGCCGCTGCTGGCGCGCTTCGTCGCGGGCGACAAGCGCTCCAAGACGCGCGACTACGCCATGCTGCTGCTCGCGCAGTCGTACCAGGAGATCAACGATCTGGACAAGGCGATGGCCACCGTGCAGGAGGCCCTGGCCACCTATCCGGCCAGTGAGTTCGCCCCCCAGATGCGCAGCCGGCAGAGCTCCATCCGCCGGCAGCGGGCCGGTGGTGCCGAGGCGGCCGCGGCCGCGGCTCCGACTCCCGCCGCCGCCAAGCCCCTGGTGCCCGTGACGCTGCCCACCCCGGCTCCCGCCCCGGCGCAGTGA
- a CDS encoding outer membrane beta-barrel protein codes for MRGFVLLALLLAAATASAQEESEELVPLNGVGRITVQGGLRLSSNTTFFDSFYALPGFECSAGCSRETPAGPFATATFGYSVTDFIEVGIDLFYTHQQLRLTNAATHTNITYGALLGLRFQGLLEILTPQGVVPFIGLETGPSLAYSLVEGVGRRESIVQPWVGTVGATVRLSAHWALTAEYRLAFARGQSPYQNKPPPSGVGDGPYKNLASYNAGGNWFALGVTYLLAPDPVRTFSMP; via the coding sequence ATGCGTGGCTTCGTGCTTCTCGCGCTGCTGCTCGCCGCCGCCACGGCCTCCGCCCAGGAGGAATCCGAGGAGCTGGTGCCCCTCAACGGGGTGGGCCGCATCACCGTCCAGGGTGGGTTGCGCTTGTCGAGCAACACCACGTTCTTCGACAGCTTCTACGCGCTGCCGGGCTTCGAGTGCTCCGCGGGGTGCTCGCGCGAGACTCCGGCGGGCCCCTTCGCCACGGCCACCTTCGGCTACTCCGTCACGGACTTCATCGAGGTGGGCATCGACCTGTTCTACACCCACCAGCAACTGCGGCTGACCAACGCCGCCACCCACACCAACATCACCTACGGCGCCCTGCTGGGCCTGCGCTTCCAGGGGCTGCTGGAGATCCTCACGCCCCAGGGCGTCGTCCCCTTCATCGGCCTGGAGACGGGACCCTCGTTGGCCTACTCCCTGGTGGAGGGGGTGGGGCGCAGGGAGTCCATCGTCCAACCCTGGGTGGGCACCGTGGGGGCGACGGTGCGTTTGTCCGCCCACTGGGCCCTCACGGCCGAGTACCGGCTGGCGTTCGCCCGTGGGCAGAGCCCCTACCAGAACAAGCCTCCGCCCTCGGGGGTGGGAGACGGCCCCTACAAGAATCTGGCTTCCTACAACGCGGGTGGTAACTGGTTCGCCCTGGGGGTGACGTACCTGCTGGCGCCGGATCCGGTCCGGACCTTCAGCATGCCTTGA
- the greA gene encoding transcription elongation factor GreA, whose product MTGSGNIPMTPSGLRKLKAELKHLQSVERGKISREIEVARAHGDLRENAEYHAAKEKQSHIEGRILDLNDWIARAEVIDPAKLGGDKVVFGATVDLLDVESDKTVSYRLVGELEADLKKRWIAVTSPVARALIGKKEGDVATVQSPGGVREYEVQAIRFEDPEDEPLPES is encoded by the coding sequence ATGACCGGCAGCGGGAACATTCCGATGACCCCGTCAGGTCTGCGGAAGCTGAAGGCGGAACTGAAGCACCTTCAGTCCGTTGAGCGCGGAAAAATCTCCCGGGAGATTGAAGTGGCGCGCGCGCACGGAGACCTGCGCGAGAACGCCGAGTACCACGCGGCCAAGGAGAAGCAGTCCCACATCGAGGGCCGCATCCTGGACCTCAATGACTGGATTGCCCGGGCCGAGGTGATCGATCCGGCCAAGCTCGGCGGGGACAAGGTCGTCTTCGGCGCCACGGTGGACTTGCTGGACGTGGAGTCCGACAAGACGGTGTCCTACCGCCTGGTGGGCGAGCTGGAGGCGGATCTGAAGAAGCGGTGGATCGCCGTGACGTCGCCGGTGGCGCGCGCGCTGATCGGCAAGAAGGAGGGCGACGTCGCCACCGTGCAGAGCCCTGGGGGCGTGCGCGAGTACGAGGTCCAGGCCATCCGCTTCGAGGATCCCGAGGACGAGCCGCTGCCGGAGTCCTGA
- a CDS encoding FHA domain-containing protein, giving the protein MLSIQELRALGASLPSGAFRRQLGPFVLIQRAPGRPSSAVLEPTRVASSGDIERGMLSLLFEFEDLLITTLPPLARVESLSVGRLPDCDVFVDDPSVSKRHAELRWTESPARCTVKDQGSTNGTFLNANSLGTREATLKDGDILSFGNVQFWFLMTDTLHARLRATRR; this is encoded by the coding sequence GTGCTGTCCATCCAGGAATTGCGCGCGCTCGGCGCCTCCCTGCCCTCCGGGGCCTTCCGCCGTCAACTCGGTCCCTTCGTGCTCATCCAGCGAGCGCCGGGCCGCCCCTCCAGCGCGGTGCTCGAACCCACGCGCGTGGCCTCCTCGGGAGACATCGAGCGGGGCATGCTCTCGCTGCTCTTCGAGTTCGAGGATCTGCTCATCACCACGCTGCCGCCGCTGGCGCGCGTGGAGTCGCTGAGCGTGGGGCGGCTGCCCGACTGCGACGTGTTCGTGGATGATCCGTCCGTGTCCAAGCGCCACGCGGAGCTGCGGTGGACGGAGAGCCCGGCGCGCTGCACGGTGAAGGACCAGGGCTCCACCAACGGCACCTTCCTCAACGCCAACTCGCTGGGCACGCGCGAGGCGACGCTCAAGGATGGGGACATCCTGAGCTTTGGCAACGTGCAGTTCTGGTTCCTGATGACGGACACGCTGCACGCCCGGCTCCGGGCGACGCGGCGCTGA
- a CDS encoding Ig-like domain-containing protein — protein MKTLTRLIVPLLLGALAACGDKPTPGTGPVTVSPKSITVKAGESTTFTASVEGTQEPRILWSVEGESSGTITSTGVYTAPAQAGTYTVVATNALDTTKKDTAEVTVAPVIHVTLTPTSATVLTGGSVTFTAEVTGAPDTSVTWSIQEGDAGGTITRTGVYTAPAQGGTFTVVATSVADPTKKAEARVTVSAIIVEVSPGTATSAPGGTTTFTATVKGHTTQAVSWSVEGDAGGTITSTGVYTAPSRPGTFTVVATSVADPTKKGTATVTVPAAQAGGYTNPPGTDGWRLVKNTSASSGNHLVLDLLGPTRQSGRGVALTLSVDAARADWARVSSSDTEYVTNGLFSLGDEPRLLKGAAKDGTLRVGVFQKGTSGPATQYTGALVSVAVDVKLDPSLPAGTRIPLSVVKAQALTATGDLRDIDVAVGVLATE, from the coding sequence ATGAAAACGTTGACCAGGCTCATTGTTCCGCTGCTGCTCGGAGCGCTCGCCGCGTGCGGTGACAAGCCCACGCCCGGCACGGGGCCCGTGACCGTCTCGCCCAAGAGCATCACCGTGAAGGCCGGGGAGTCCACGACCTTCACCGCCTCCGTCGAGGGCACCCAGGAGCCGAGGATCCTCTGGAGCGTGGAGGGCGAGTCCTCGGGCACCATCACCAGCACGGGCGTCTACACCGCGCCCGCCCAGGCCGGCACCTACACGGTGGTGGCCACCAACGCGCTGGACACCACGAAGAAGGACACGGCCGAGGTCACCGTCGCCCCGGTCATCCACGTCACCCTCACGCCGACGTCCGCCACGGTGCTCACCGGCGGCAGTGTCACCTTCACCGCCGAGGTGACGGGGGCCCCGGACACCTCGGTCACCTGGTCCATCCAGGAGGGCGACGCGGGCGGCACCATCACCCGCACGGGCGTCTACACCGCGCCCGCGCAGGGCGGCACCTTCACCGTGGTGGCCACCAGCGTGGCGGATCCCACGAAGAAGGCCGAGGCCCGGGTGACGGTGAGCGCGATCATCGTCGAGGTGTCTCCCGGAACGGCGACGAGCGCACCGGGCGGCACCACGACGTTCACCGCGACCGTCAAGGGCCACACCACCCAGGCGGTGTCCTGGAGCGTGGAGGGCGACGCGGGCGGCACCATCACCAGCACGGGCGTCTACACCGCGCCCTCGCGTCCGGGCACCTTCACCGTGGTGGCCACGAGCGTGGCGGACCCCACGAAGAAGGGCACCGCCACCGTCACCGTGCCGGCCGCCCAGGCCGGTGGCTACACCAACCCTCCGGGCACGGACGGCTGGCGGCTGGTGAAGAACACGAGCGCCTCCTCGGGCAACCACCTCGTGCTGGATCTGCTCGGCCCCACGCGCCAGTCCGGCCGCGGCGTGGCCCTGACGCTCTCCGTGGACGCGGCCCGGGCGGACTGGGCCCGGGTGTCCTCGTCGGACACCGAGTACGTCACCAACGGGTTGTTCTCGCTCGGTGACGAGCCGCGGCTGCTCAAGGGCGCCGCCAAGGACGGCACGCTGCGGGTGGGCGTGTTCCAGAAGGGCACGAGCGGCCCGGCCACCCAGTACACCGGCGCGCTGGTGTCGGTGGCGGTGGACGTGAAGCTCGATCCCTCGCTGCCCGCCGGCACGCGCATCCCCCTGTCCGTCGTCAAGGCCCAGGCCCTGACGGCGACGGGTGACTTGCGCGACATCGACGTCGCCGTGGGCGTGCTCGCCACCGAGTAG
- a CDS encoding WbuC family cupin fold metalloprotein codes for MSSSYRRALDAPAGELVVLTRSLVEDVTESSRTSPRRRIILPLHKQEDEPLHRMFNVIQPDSYVRPHRHLEPPKAEAWVVLRGALAFFTFEEDGRVRDCLSLEAGGERFGVDLAAGIFHGLVALAPDTVLFEVKNGPYAPANDKTFAPWAPEEGTAEAASYLARLREEYQRRYP; via the coding sequence ATGAGTTCTTCCTATCGACGTGCCCTGGATGCGCCCGCGGGTGAGCTGGTGGTCCTCACTCGCTCCCTGGTCGAGGACGTCACCGAGTCCTCCCGGACGAGCCCCCGGCGACGCATCATCCTCCCCTTGCACAAGCAGGAGGATGAGCCGCTGCACCGGATGTTCAATGTCATCCAGCCAGACAGCTACGTGCGGCCGCACCGGCACCTGGAGCCACCGAAGGCCGAGGCCTGGGTGGTGCTGCGCGGCGCGCTGGCCTTCTTCACCTTCGAGGAGGATGGCCGCGTGCGCGATTGTCTGTCATTGGAGGCCGGGGGCGAGCGGTTCGGGGTGGACCTGGCCGCGGGCATCTTCCACGGGCTCGTGGCCCTCGCGCCGGACACGGTGCTCTTCGAGGTGAAGAACGGGCCCTATGCACCCGCCAACGACAAGACCTTCGCTCCCTGGGCGCCCGAGGAGGGCACTGCCGAGGCCGCGAGCTACCTGGCCCGGCTGCGCGAGGAGTACCAGCGGCGCTACCCGTAG